One part of the [Synechococcus] sp. NIES-970 genome encodes these proteins:
- the rpl5 gene encoding 50S ribosomal protein L5 has translation MSQRLKTLYQDAIVPKLTEQFGYTNVHEVPKLVKVSVNRGLGEAATNAKAMESSLKELAIITGQRPVITRAKKAIAGFKIREGMPVGVMATLRSEKMYSFLDRLISLALPRIRDFRGISPKSFDGRGNYSLGIREQLIFPEIDYDSIDQIRGMDISIITTARTDEEGRALLKEMGMPFRES, from the coding sequence ATGTCCCAAAGACTCAAAACCCTTTATCAAGACGCAATTGTTCCTAAATTAACAGAGCAATTTGGGTACACCAACGTCCACGAAGTGCCTAAGCTCGTCAAGGTGTCTGTAAACCGAGGCCTTGGGGAAGCGGCAACTAATGCCAAAGCAATGGAATCTTCCCTCAAAGAGCTGGCAATTATCACTGGTCAACGTCCTGTTATTACCCGGGCGAAGAAGGCGATCGCCGGCTTCAAAATTCGGGAAGGCATGCCTGTTGGTGTAATGGCTACCCTGCGTTCCGAAAAAATGTATTCTTTCTTGGATCGTCTCATCAGCTTAGCGCTGCCCCGTATCCGTGACTTCCGTGGCATTAGTCCTAAGAGTTTCGATGGGCGCGGTAACTACAGTCTCGGGATTCGCGAGCAACTGATTTTCCCTGAAATTGACTACGATTCCATTGATCAAATCCGAGGAATGGACATTTCCATCATCACCACCGCGAGAACCGATGAAGAAGGTCGTGCGCTGTTGAAAGAAATGGGTATGCCCTTCCGTGAAAGCTAA
- the rpsK gene encoding ribosomal protein S11: MARQKKGSPKKVKKNIPNGVAHIQSTFNNTIVTISDTKGDSVSWSSAGASGFKGAKKGTPFAAQTAADNAARRAMEQGMRQIEVMVSGPGAGRETAIRALQAAGLEITLIRDVTPIPHNGCRPPKRRRV, from the coding sequence ATGGCACGACAAAAAAAAGGCAGCCCCAAAAAGGTCAAAAAAAATATTCCCAACGGCGTTGCCCACATCCAATCAACTTTCAACAACACCATTGTGACAATTTCTGACACAAAAGGAGACTCTGTATCCTGGTCTTCTGCTGGTGCCAGTGGTTTCAAAGGCGCTAAAAAAGGGACTCCCTTTGCTGCCCAGACCGCAGCTGACAACGCTGCTCGTCGCGCAATGGAGCAGGGTATGCGTCAGATTGAAGTAATGGTCAGCGGCCCTGGTGCTGGGCGCGAAACAGCAATTCGTGCTTTGCAAGCCGCTGGTTTAGAAATTACTCTAATCCGTGATGTTACTCCAATCCCCCACAACGGTTGTCGTCCGCCCAAGCGCAGACGGGTCTAA
- the rpsM gene encoding ribosomal protein S13, which yields MARIAGVDLPRDKRIEIALTYVYGIGLSRAQEIIAKTGVNPDIRVRDLSDEDALKLRSYVTDNYQVEGDLRRLESMNIKRLVDIGTYRGRRHRQGLPVRGQRTRTNARTRRGRRVTVAGKKKAPR from the coding sequence GTGGCACGAATTGCAGGTGTTGATCTTCCCCGCGATAAACGCATTGAAATTGCCCTGACCTACGTGTATGGCATTGGTTTATCGAGAGCCCAAGAGATCATCGCAAAGACAGGAGTAAACCCCGACATCCGAGTAAGAGACCTCTCCGACGAAGATGCCCTTAAACTCCGTTCCTACGTCACCGACAACTATCAAGTGGAAGGGGACCTCAGACGTTTAGAGTCCATGAACATCAAGCGTCTGGTTGACATTGGCACCTACCGCGGTCGCCGTCATCGTCAAGGCTTACCCGTACGTGGTCAAAGAACCCGGACCAATGCTCGCACCCGCCGTGGTCGTCGCGTCACTGTTGCCGGTAAGAAGAAAGCACCGCGTTAA
- a CDS encoding translation initiation factor IF-1, which yields MSKQDLIEMEGTVTESLPNAMFRVDLDNGFNVLAHISGKIRRNYIKILPGDRVKVELTPYDLTKGRITYRLRKK from the coding sequence TTGTCTAAACAAGATCTAATTGAAATGGAAGGAACCGTCACGGAATCCCTTCCTAATGCTATGTTCCGAGTCGATCTCGACAATGGTTTTAATGTCTTAGCCCACATTTCCGGAAAAATTCGCCGCAATTACATCAAAATTTTGCCCGGCGATCGCGTCAAAGTAGAGCTGACCCCCTATGACCTCACCAAAGGGCGGATTACCTACCGACTCCGGAAAAAATAA
- the rplO gene encoding ribosomal protein L15 — protein sequence MKLSDLSPKAGSKKRRRRVGRGIAAGQGASCGFGMRGQKSRSGTGTKAGFEGGQMPLYRRVPKLKHFTIVNPKNFTVVNISQLAALPANSEVTLDSLIAAGIVTTNDGPLKILGDGELSVALKVKAAGFSASAKAKIEAAGGSCDV from the coding sequence ATGAAGCTATCCGATTTATCCCCCAAAGCAGGCTCAAAAAAACGCCGCCGTCGCGTTGGCCGCGGCATCGCTGCCGGGCAAGGCGCTAGTTGTGGTTTCGGTATGCGGGGTCAAAAGTCCCGTTCTGGTACTGGCACCAAAGCTGGATTTGAAGGGGGCCAAATGCCCCTCTATCGCCGTGTCCCCAAACTAAAGCACTTCACGATTGTGAACCCCAAAAATTTCACCGTTGTGAATATTTCCCAACTCGCAGCATTGCCTGCTAACAGTGAAGTAACCCTCGACAGCTTGATTGCAGCGGGGATTGTTACCACCAATGATGGCCCTTTGAAAATTCTGGGCGATGGTGAATTATCCGTTGCCTTGAAAGTTAAAGCGGCAGGATTCTCAGCCAGTGCAAAAGCAAAAATCGAGGCGGCCGGCGGTAGTTGTGACGTCTAG
- the rplR gene encoding ribosomal protein L18, translating to MKASRKQLTERRHFRIRRRVEGTGDRPRLAVFRSHKHIYAQVIDDEKQHTLVAASTLDKDLKGELASGGNISASTAVGALIAKRALEQGITQVVFDRGGNLYHGRVKALADAAREAGLDF from the coding sequence ATGAAAGCAAGCCGCAAACAACTCACGGAGCGTCGTCATTTCCGCATTCGTCGTCGTGTCGAAGGCACTGGCGATCGCCCCCGTTTAGCAGTGTTCCGTTCCCACAAGCATATCTATGCCCAGGTGATTGACGACGAAAAACAACATACCCTGGTCGCTGCCTCTACCCTAGACAAAGACCTCAAGGGAGAACTCGCCTCTGGTGGTAACATCTCAGCCTCCACCGCAGTTGGTGCTCTCATTGCCAAACGTGCCCTCGAACAAGGCATCACTCAAGTTGTTTTTGACCGCGGTGGTAACCTTTACCATGGCCGAGTCAAAGCCCTAGCAGATGCCGCAAGAGAAGCTGGTTTGGACTTTTAA
- the rpoA gene encoding DNA-directed RNA polymerase, alpha subunit, whose translation MTQFQIECVESKTHKNQSQYGKFVFEPLDRGQGTTLGNSLRRILLSNLEGTAVTALRIGGVNHEFATIPGVREDALEIILNMKEIILKSYTHQPQIGRLVASGPGQVTAAQFDLPSEVEVVDPSQYIATLADGAKLEMEFRIEKGKSYRAIQRNRDESTALDFLQIDAVFMPVTKVNYTVESIHSEGDAVRDRLILEIWTDGSMKPEEALSQAAAIAVELFNPLKDLTLEAIQDEYQEDEDPTSQIPIEELQLSVRAYNCLKRAQINSVADLLDYSQEDLLEIKNFGQKSAEEVIDALKTRLGITLPEEKTAK comes from the coding sequence GTGACACAGTTTCAAATCGAGTGTGTAGAAAGTAAAACACACAAAAATCAAAGCCAGTATGGCAAGTTTGTCTTCGAGCCTCTTGACCGAGGTCAGGGAACTACCCTAGGGAACTCCCTTAGACGAATCTTGTTATCTAATTTAGAAGGAACCGCTGTAACGGCCCTAAGAATTGGTGGTGTAAACCATGAGTTTGCCACGATTCCCGGTGTGCGGGAGGATGCCCTTGAAATTATCCTTAATATGAAGGAAATCATTCTTAAGAGCTACACTCACCAGCCCCAGATTGGTCGTTTGGTTGCGAGTGGCCCTGGTCAGGTAACTGCGGCTCAGTTTGATCTGCCATCAGAGGTAGAAGTTGTAGATCCGAGCCAGTATATTGCGACCCTCGCCGATGGTGCGAAGCTCGAAATGGAGTTTCGGATCGAAAAAGGGAAAAGCTACCGAGCGATTCAACGCAATCGTGATGAGTCTACTGCTCTGGACTTCTTGCAGATCGACGCGGTGTTTATGCCTGTTACTAAGGTAAATTACACTGTCGAAAGCATCCATAGTGAAGGAGATGCGGTCCGCGATCGCCTGATCCTTGAAATTTGGACTGACGGCAGTATGAAGCCCGAAGAAGCTCTGTCTCAAGCAGCGGCAATCGCCGTTGAGCTGTTCAATCCCCTCAAAGATCTCACCCTCGAAGCTATTCAGGATGAATACCAAGAGGACGAAGACCCCACCAGCCAAATTCCCATCGAAGAATTGCAGCTGTCTGTGCGGGCCTATAACTGTCTCAAGCGGGCACAAATTAATTCCGTTGCTGATCTCCTCGACTACAGTCAAGAAGATTTGCTCGAAATCAAGAATTTCGGCCAAAAATCAGCAGAAGAAGTCATCGATGCCCTCAAAACTCGATTAGGCATTACTTTACCGGAAGAAAAAACAGCGAAATAA
- the rpsE gene encoding ribosomal protein S5 codes for MAKRRKSAKSKEKETNWQERVIQIRRVSKVVKGGKKLSFRAIVVIGNETGKVGVGVGKAGDVIGAVRKGVSDAKKHVVDVPLTKTNTITHRINGAAGGARVMMRPAAPGTGVIAGGAVRTVLELAGVKNILAKQLGSSSPLNNARATVDALGNLRSFSSVAQERGVSIERIYA; via the coding sequence ATGGCAAAGCGTCGTAAATCCGCAAAAAGCAAAGAAAAAGAAACAAATTGGCAGGAACGCGTCATCCAAATCCGTCGCGTCAGCAAAGTTGTCAAAGGTGGTAAGAAACTCAGTTTTCGCGCCATCGTTGTGATTGGCAATGAGACCGGGAAGGTCGGCGTTGGCGTCGGTAAAGCAGGTGATGTAATCGGTGCCGTCCGTAAAGGCGTTTCCGATGCCAAAAAACACGTTGTTGACGTACCACTCACCAAGACCAACACCATTACCCACCGCATCAATGGTGCGGCTGGCGGTGCTCGAGTCATGATGCGCCCCGCTGCTCCCGGTACCGGTGTAATTGCCGGTGGTGCAGTCCGAACTGTACTCGAGCTCGCTGGTGTGAAAAACATTTTGGCAAAACAACTTGGCTCCAGCAGTCCTCTGAATAACGCACGGGCAACCGTGGATGCTCTAGGAAACCTCCGGAGCTTCTCCTCCGTGGCCCAAGAGCGCGGCGTTTCTATCGAACGGATCTATGCCTAA
- the rplX gene encoding ribosomal protein L24 — protein MTGRKSSTPARHKMHVKKGDMVQVISGRDKGKVGEVLKTLPKSSKVVIKDVNVRTKHVKPQQEGESGQIQTFEAPIHSSNVMHYSEKEKVASRIGYQVTEDGRKVRVLKKTGEVID, from the coding sequence ATGACAGGACGTAAAAGTTCCACCCCCGCACGCCATAAAATGCATGTGAAAAAGGGTGACATGGTTCAAGTCATCTCTGGTCGTGACAAAGGCAAAGTCGGCGAAGTACTCAAAACATTGCCGAAATCCAGCAAAGTCGTAATCAAAGATGTTAACGTGCGCACCAAGCATGTTAAGCCTCAGCAAGAGGGTGAATCGGGTCAAATTCAGACCTTTGAAGCACCGATCCACAGCTCTAATGTGATGCACTATTCCGAAAAAGAAAAAGTTGCTAGTCGCATCGGCTACCAAGTCACTGAGGATGGCCGCAAAGTTCGTGTATTAAAGAAAACAGGCGAAGTCATCGACTAA
- the rpl6 gene encoding 50S ribosomal protein L6, with amino-acid sequence MSRIGKRPIPIPDKVTVTLSGSTVSVKGPKGSLERTLPEKVTVAQEDNTIVVSPVDNSRTARERHGLCRTLVANMVEGVAQGYTKHLEIVGVGYRAQVQGNKLTLNVGYSKPVEMEMPEGVTAAMGEKNTQVSISGIDKEVVGNTAAKVRAVRPPEPYKGKGIRYQGEYIRRKAGKTGKK; translated from the coding sequence ATGTCTCGTATTGGTAAACGACCAATTCCCATCCCCGACAAAGTAACCGTTACCCTCTCTGGCTCCACCGTATCCGTCAAAGGACCCAAAGGCTCCCTAGAACGGACACTGCCCGAAAAAGTAACCGTTGCTCAAGAAGACAACACCATCGTTGTCTCCCCCGTTGATAACTCCCGCACCGCGCGGGAACGCCATGGCCTCTGCCGCACCCTCGTGGCAAATATGGTCGAAGGCGTCGCCCAGGGCTACACCAAGCATCTAGAAATTGTTGGTGTAGGTTATCGGGCCCAGGTACAGGGGAATAAGCTCACCCTTAATGTGGGCTACAGTAAACCTGTAGAAATGGAAATGCCCGAAGGTGTTACTGCTGCAATGGGTGAAAAAAATACCCAAGTAAGCATCTCTGGCATTGACAAAGAGGTTGTGGGCAACACAGCTGCTAAAGTCCGTGCTGTCAGACCCCCCGAACCTTACAAAGGTAAAGGTATTCGCTACCAAGGTGAATACATCAGACGTAAAGCTGGTAAGACAGGGAAGAAATAA
- the rpsH gene encoding ribosomal protein S8 — MAANDTISDMLTRIRNACMVQHDNTKVPMTRMTRNIAEVLKDEGFIENYTEAGEGVEKHLIISLKYKGRDRQPIIQKLQRVSKPGLRVYSNHKELPRVLGGIGIAIISTSKGVMTDRQARKEGIGGEILCYVW, encoded by the coding sequence ATGGCGGCTAACGATACCATTTCCGATATGCTCACCCGCATTCGTAATGCGTGCATGGTGCAGCATGACAACACAAAAGTCCCGATGACTCGCATGACCCGTAACATTGCTGAGGTTCTAAAGGACGAAGGTTTCATTGAAAACTACACCGAAGCAGGTGAAGGGGTCGAGAAACACCTGATTATTTCTTTGAAATATAAAGGTCGCGATCGCCAACCGATCATCCAAAAGCTCCAACGGGTGAGCAAGCCAGGGCTTCGGGTATACAGTAACCACAAAGAACTCCCCCGTGTACTCGGTGGGATCGGCATCGCAATCATTTCAACTTCCAAAGGCGTGATGACAGATCGCCAAGCCCGTAAAGAAGGCATTGGTGGTGAAATTCTTTGCTACGTCTGGTAA
- the rplQ gene encoding ribosomal protein L17 translates to MRHGCRVPELGRPADQRKALLRALTTQLIRHGQVKTTKARAKAVRSEVDRMITLAKDGSLAARRRALGYLYDKDLVHALFAQAQERYGDRQGGYSRVVRTIRRRGDNAEMAIIELV, encoded by the coding sequence ATGCGTCATGGTTGTCGCGTTCCCGAATTGGGGAGACCGGCGGATCAACGGAAGGCCCTTCTGCGTGCCCTTACCACCCAGCTTATCCGCCATGGTCAAGTTAAAACCACAAAGGCCCGAGCCAAAGCCGTCCGCTCTGAAGTTGATCGGATGATCACCCTGGCAAAAGATGGTTCCCTGGCTGCTCGTCGCCGGGCTTTGGGTTATCTCTACGACAAAGACTTGGTTCATGCATTGTTCGCTCAAGCACAAGAGCGCTATGGCGATCGCCAAGGGGGTTATAGCCGCGTCGTACGAACCATACGTCGCCGGGGTGATAACGCAGAAATGGCCATTATCGAATTAGTTTAA
- the adk gene encoding adenylate kinase, producing MVQSIRLIFLGPPGAGKGTQAQILAESHGIPHISTGEILRAAIANETELGQQAQGFVDRGELVPDSLILDLIRERLQQPDAQQGWILDGFPRNVSQAAFLNTLLAELSQQCNVALNLEVPDSTLIERLLSRGRKDDNQETIRRRLEVYREQTAPVIDFYQKQGSLQSVNGDRLPEEVTAALKDAIAS from the coding sequence ATGGTGCAAAGTATAAGATTGATTTTTCTGGGCCCTCCTGGTGCGGGGAAAGGCACTCAAGCTCAGATTTTGGCGGAGTCCCATGGCATTCCCCATATTTCTACGGGAGAGATTTTGCGGGCGGCGATCGCCAACGAAACGGAATTAGGTCAACAGGCCCAAGGCTTTGTTGACCGGGGGGAATTGGTTCCCGATAGCCTAATTTTGGACTTGATCCGCGAAAGACTCCAACAGCCAGATGCCCAACAGGGATGGATTTTGGACGGCTTTCCACGGAATGTTAGTCAGGCGGCGTTTCTGAACACCCTCCTTGCCGAGCTCAGTCAACAATGCAATGTGGCCCTTAATTTGGAGGTTCCTGACAGCACACTGATAGAGCGTCTTCTGAGCCGTGGCCGTAAGGATGATAACCAAGAAACGATTCGGCGTCGCCTAGAAGTCTATCGGGAACAGACAGCACCGGTAATTGATTTCTATCAAAAGCAAGGTTCTCTCCAATCTGTGAATGGCGATCGCCTCCCCGAAGAAGTGACTGCCGCCCTTAAAGATGCGATCGCATCATAG
- the secY gene encoding preprotein translocase SecY subunit, whose product MVVSREKTPTAQETFMQMAQAAGLRGRLLVTLGLLVLVRFGVFIPIPGIDRAALSEGIANSPLLGFLDVFAGGGLSAVGIFALGILPYINASIIMQLMTAAIPALEDMQKNDGEAGRRKISQIIRYVTVGWAALQSFGITLQILRPYAIDGGFAFVLETTLALTAGSVFVMWISELITEKGLGNGASLLIFVNIVAVLPTTLGNTIEFAQTGGRAVIARVILLLVVFLVMIVGIVFVQEGTRRIPIISARRQVGRKLYRERTSYLPLRLNQGGVMPIIFASAVLILPSSLAGLAGSGEGVFGQIIGTISTALQPGRIPYVLVYLGLILFFSYFYASLIVNPVDMAQNLKKMGSSIPGIRPGRATSEYLEKVINRLTLLGAIFLGLVATVPTFVEGATGVTTLRGFGATSLLILVGVAIDTAKQIQTYVISQRYEGMVKQ is encoded by the coding sequence ATGGTTGTCAGTCGCGAAAAAACACCAACCGCCCAAGAAACTTTCATGCAGATGGCGCAAGCTGCTGGCCTCCGCGGTCGCTTACTTGTCACCCTTGGCCTGTTGGTTTTGGTTCGGTTTGGTGTTTTTATTCCTATTCCCGGCATTGATCGGGCTGCCCTGAGTGAGGGGATTGCTAATTCTCCACTTTTGGGTTTTCTAGATGTGTTTGCCGGTGGTGGTTTATCCGCTGTCGGCATTTTTGCCTTGGGAATTCTTCCTTATATCAATGCTTCAATTATCATGCAGCTCATGACGGCAGCCATTCCTGCCCTTGAGGATATGCAAAAAAATGATGGAGAAGCAGGACGTCGGAAAATTTCCCAAATTATTCGTTATGTGACAGTGGGTTGGGCCGCTTTACAGAGTTTTGGTATTACGCTCCAAATTCTGCGTCCCTATGCCATTGACGGTGGTTTTGCCTTTGTATTGGAAACAACTTTGGCGTTAACTGCTGGTTCTGTGTTTGTAATGTGGATCTCGGAGCTAATCACAGAGAAAGGCCTTGGCAATGGTGCTTCTCTCTTGATTTTCGTCAACATTGTTGCTGTTTTGCCGACAACCCTAGGCAACACCATTGAGTTTGCGCAAACAGGTGGTCGAGCCGTGATTGCACGGGTCATTTTGCTGTTGGTTGTCTTTTTGGTGATGATTGTTGGCATCGTCTTTGTCCAAGAAGGAACAAGACGGATTCCGATCATTTCTGCCCGTCGTCAGGTGGGTCGCAAACTCTACCGTGAACGTACAAGTTATCTGCCGCTACGCCTAAACCAGGGCGGAGTAATGCCGATCATTTTTGCTTCGGCAGTGCTGATCTTGCCTTCTTCTTTGGCTGGTCTAGCTGGTTCTGGAGAAGGGGTATTTGGCCAAATTATCGGCACGATTTCTACGGCGCTGCAGCCGGGTAGAATTCCCTATGTGCTCGTTTATTTGGGATTGATCTTATTTTTCAGTTATTTTTACGCCTCCTTAATTGTCAATCCGGTGGATATGGCCCAAAACTTGAAAAAGATGGGTTCTAGTATTCCTGGGATTCGTCCGGGCCGGGCAACGAGTGAATATCTGGAAAAGGTGATTAACCGATTAACACTGCTAGGGGCAATTTTCCTTGGTTTAGTAGCGACTGTGCCAACTTTTGTAGAGGGTGCGACAGGGGTCACAACCTTACGGGGTTTTGGAGCGACTTCTCTCTTGATTTTGGTGGGGGTTGCTATTGACACGGCGAAACAAATTCAGACCTATGTCATTTCCCAGCGCTATGAGGGCATGGTTAAGCAGTAG